A stretch of Spirosoma oryzicola DNA encodes these proteins:
- a CDS encoding TIGR03643 family protein has translation MKTQFPTHSLSQDELDRLIEMAWEDRTPFEAIQVQFGLPESAVIQLLRKHLKPASWRRWRARVQGRSTKHAALSSGVGDRFKSAQQRLISQNRISKR, from the coding sequence ATGAAAACGCAATTCCCTACACATTCACTAAGTCAAGACGAGCTAGATCGATTGATCGAAATGGCTTGGGAGGATCGCACTCCCTTTGAGGCCATCCAAGTCCAGTTTGGCCTACCCGAGTCAGCGGTAATCCAACTCTTACGGAAGCACTTAAAGCCTGCTTCCTGGCGTCGATGGCGGGCAAGGGTGCAAGGCCGGTCTACCAAGCACGCAGCCTTATCGAGTGGTGTTGGTGATCGGTTCAAGTCTGCTCAGCAACGTTTGATAAGCCAGAACCGGATTAGCAAGCGTTAG